A stretch of DNA from Variovorax paradoxus:
CAAGGTGCCGGACATCGGCGACTTCGACGAAGTCGCGGTGATCGAGGTGCTGGTCAACGTCGGCGACACGGTCAAGGCCGAGCAGTCGCTCATCACGGTCGAGTCGGACAAGGCCTCGATGGAAATTCCGTCCTCGGCAGCCGGCGTGGTGAAGTCGCTGGCCGTGAAGGTCGGCGACAAGGTCAAGCAAGGTTCGGTGGTGCTGACGCTCGAAGTCGACGGGGCTGCTGCGCCTGCGCCGGCTGCTGCAGCGCCCGCACCTGCGGTGGCAGCTGCCCCCGCGCCCAAGGCGGCTGCACCGGCTCCGGCCGCGGCGGCGCCCGTGGCGACATCCAGCTACGGCGGCAAGGTCGATGTCGAGTGCGACGTGGTCGTGCTCGGTGCCGGCCCCGGCGGCTACTCGGCCGCCTTCCGCGCGGCCGACCTCGGCCTGAAGGTCGTGCTGATCGAACGCTACGCCACGCTCGGCGGCGTGTGCCTGAACGTCGGCTGCATTCCGTCGAAGGCGCTGCTGCACGTCGCTTCCGTCATGGACGAGGTCAAGCATTTCGCCGACCTGGGCGTGAGCTTCGCCGCGCCCACGGTCGACCGCGCCAAGCTGCTCGGCCACAAGAACAAGGTGGTGGGCAAGCTCACCGGCGGCCTCACGGCCATGGCGAAGATGCGCAAGGTGACGGTGCTTCGCGGCGTCGGCAACTTCATCGACCCGTACCACCTGGAAGTCGAAGAAACCTCGGGCACGAGCTGGGACACCACCGGCAAGAAGCAGACCGTCAAGTTCCGCAACGCGATCATCGCGGCCGGTTCGCAGTCGGTGAGCCTGCCCTTCATGCCGAAGGACCCGCGTGTGGTCGACTCGACCGGCGCGCTCGAGATGGGGACTGATCCCAAGCGCATGCTGGTGCTGGGCGGCGGCATCATCGGCCTCGAAATGGGCACCGTGTATTCCACGCTGGGTGCGCGCCTCGATGTGGTCGAAATGCTCGACGGCCTGATGCAGGGCGCCGACCGCGACCTCGTGAAGGTCTGGCAGAAGATGAACGCGCCGCGCTTCGACAACATCATGCTCAAGACCAAGACGGTCGGCGCTGAAGCCACGAAAGAAGGCATCAAGGTCACCTTCGAGGGCGAGAACGCGCCGAAGGAGCCGCAGGTGTACGACCTCGTGCTGCAGGCCGTGGGCCGCAGTCCGAACGGCAAGAAGATCGGCGCCGAGAAGGCCGGCATCGCGGTGAGCGACCGCGGCTTCATTCCGGTCGACATCCAGATGCGCACCAACGTGCCGCACATCTTCGCCATCGGCGACATCGTGGGCCAGCCCATGCTGGCGCACAAGGCGGTGCATGAGGCGCATGTGGCGGCTGAGGTGATTGCCGGCGAGCAGAAGGGCGACAAGGAGCTGTCCAGCGCCGCCTTCAACGCACGCGTGATCCCCAGCGTGGCCTACACCGACCCTGAAGTGGCGTGGGTGGGCCTCACCGAAGACCAGGCCAAGGCCGAAGGCATCAAGGTCAAGAAGGGCCACTTCCCGTGGACTGCTTCGGGCCGCGCCATCGCCAATGGCCGCGACGAAGGCTTCACCAAGCTGCTGTTCGACGCGGAGACGCACCGCATCCTGGGCGGCGGCATCGTGGGCACGCATGCCGGCGACATGATCGGCGAGATCGCGCTGGCCATCGAGATGGGCGCGGACGAGATCGACATCGGCAAGACGATCCATCCGCACCCGACGCTGGGCGAAAGCATCGGCATGGCGGCGGAAGTGGCGCACGGCACCTGTACCGACCTGCCGCCGGCGAAGAAGGCGGCCTGATCGAAAGGCGTCACCGCGCCTTTCGAGCG
This window harbors:
- the lpdA gene encoding dihydrolipoyl dehydrogenase, which translates into the protein MSEQHIKVPDIGDFDEVAVIEVLVNVGDTVKAEQSLITVESDKASMEIPSSAAGVVKSLAVKVGDKVKQGSVVLTLEVDGAAAPAPAAAAPAPAVAAAPAPKAAAPAPAAAAPVATSSYGGKVDVECDVVVLGAGPGGYSAAFRAADLGLKVVLIERYATLGGVCLNVGCIPSKALLHVASVMDEVKHFADLGVSFAAPTVDRAKLLGHKNKVVGKLTGGLTAMAKMRKVTVLRGVGNFIDPYHLEVEETSGTSWDTTGKKQTVKFRNAIIAAGSQSVSLPFMPKDPRVVDSTGALEMGTDPKRMLVLGGGIIGLEMGTVYSTLGARLDVVEMLDGLMQGADRDLVKVWQKMNAPRFDNIMLKTKTVGAEATKEGIKVTFEGENAPKEPQVYDLVLQAVGRSPNGKKIGAEKAGIAVSDRGFIPVDIQMRTNVPHIFAIGDIVGQPMLAHKAVHEAHVAAEVIAGEQKGDKELSSAAFNARVIPSVAYTDPEVAWVGLTEDQAKAEGIKVKKGHFPWTASGRAIANGRDEGFTKLLFDAETHRILGGGIVGTHAGDMIGEIALAIEMGADEIDIGKTIHPHPTLGESIGMAAEVAHGTCTDLPPAKKAA